One genomic window of Cercospora beticola chromosome 5, complete sequence includes the following:
- the NMD3 gene encoding ribosome-binding protein (BUSCO:EOG09262CA4) has product MSMDIDTVALEQRPATMATVLCYNCGAPIDGTQAAGALCNDCLKTTVDITSSIERDGILLMCRDCDRWHSPPATWVVAAPESRELLALCLRKLRGLHKTRIIDASFIWTEPHSRRVKLKITVQQEAMQGTILQQTFDVEFVQNYKQCPDCAKSYTHNTWRAVVQVRQKVPHKRTFLYLEQLILKQGAHSNTINIKEVPNGIDFFFAERNSAEKFVDFLQSVVPVTTKKAQELISMDTHTSVKSYKFTFSVNLVPICKDDLVALPPKLAKSIGNISPLTLCYRIGTSVNLLDPNTLQTADLSTQIYWREPFAPLADNKELIEFVVMDIEPTGQRNGRFELADATVVRASDLGVNDNQYLIRTHLGSILNAGDSAMGYLLAGTQFNNPNWEALEDSKKYSGTIPDVILVKKHYERKRKSGKGRNWKLRRMAREESEMKPRKQDQDRDEIDYEQFLQDLEQDPELRGNLNLYRNTQAAAAASEMETDDEDDEGLQIPMDQLIDEMEDMGMEDASDDDDE; this is encoded by the coding sequence ATGTCGATGGACATCGACACTGTCGCCCTCGAGCAGCGGCCGGCCACGATGGCCACGGTGCTCTGCTACAATTGCGGCGCACCGATTGATGGCACACAAGCTGCAGGAGCACTCTGCAATGACTGTCTCAAGACGACAGTCGACATCACATCCAGCATCGAGCGAGACGGCATATTACTCATGTGCAGAGACTGCGACCGATGGCACTCACCTCCAGCAACCTGGGTCGTCGCCGCGCCCGAATCACGAGAACTGCTTGCACTATGTCTACGGAAACTGCGAGGGCTACACAAGACGAGGATCATAGACGCGAGCTTCATCTGGACAGAACCGCATTCGAGACGTGTGAAGTTGAAGATCACAGTACAGCAAGAGGCGATGCAAGGCACAATATTGCAGCAGACATTCGACGTGGAGTTCGTGCAAAATTACAAGCAGTGTCCGGACTGCGCAAAGTCATACACACACAACACATGGAGAGCTGTCGTGCAGGTGCGGCAGAAGGTTCCTCATAAGAGGACGTTCTTGTACCTCGAACAGTTGATTCTCAAGCAAGGAGCGCACAGCAACACGATCAACATTAAGGAAGTACCGAATGGAAtagacttcttctttgcggAGAGAAATAGTGCGGAGAAGTTTGTGGATTTCTTGCAATCGGTTGTGCCGGTCacaacgaagaaggcgcaagAGCTGATTTCGATGGATACGCATACGAGTGTGAAGAGTTACAAGTTTACATTCTCTGTGAATTTGGTGCCTATTTGCAAGGATGATCTAGTTGCTCTCCCGCCGAAGCTCGCAAAATCGATTGGAAACATTTCACCTTTGACACTGTGCTACCGCATTGGCACGTCAGTCAACCTGCTGGACCCTAACACATTACAAACTGCAGATCTCAGCACACAGATCTACTGGAGAGAACCTTTCGCGCCACTTGCAGACAACAAGGAGTTGATAGAATTTGTGGTGATGGATATCGAGCCCACAGGACAACGAAACGGCCGTTTCGAGCTCGCAGATGCCACAGTCGTGCGAGCGTCAGATCTCGGCGTCAACGACAACCAATATCTTATCCGCACACATCTCGGCAGCATTTTGAACGCAGGAGACAGCGCAATGGGATATCTTCTCGCCGGAACACAATTCAACAACCCCAACTGGGAAGCCCTCGAAGACTCAAAGAAATACTCTGGCACGATACCTGATGTGATACTGGTCAAGAAGCACTACGAACGCAAGCGAAAGAGCGGTAAGGGCCGAAACTGGAAGCTGAGAAGAATGGCTCGTGAGGAGAGCGAGATGAAACCTCGCAAGCAGGATCAGGATCGTGATGAGATTGATTACGAGCAATTCTTGCAGGATCTCGAACAAGATCCTGAGCTCAGAGGTAATCTCAATTTGTACAGGAATACTCAAGCGGCCGCTGCGGCGAGTGAGATGGAGacggatgatgaggatgatgaagggcTGCAAATACCTATGGACCAACTTATTGATGAGATGGAGGATATGGGGATGGAGGATGctagcgatgatgatgatgagtga
- a CDS encoding uncharacterized protein (MEROPS:MER0200434) — protein sequence MSTINFPHENGREPPIYKPSTTTPTTAALIFIHGLADSAAAIENVADQFQQGGKLPYMSWILPNAKRSPITLDTAWFTPNGLPSHAPSRPELIPDEDEEGMLESVAYIESIVDAVVESGLPPDRIIVGGFSQGCATSLLTHLTSRKYSGKLAGCAGLLGWLPLWDGTKRVKAIREEAGLQSSGEQQGNEIQIFLARGGRDEFVPKRAWVYTLEGLKELGIVKEEESLEVKGYPPLTHTINAPVLRDLCQWMEKVLPPIEG from the coding sequence ATGTCCACAATCAACTTTCCACACGAGAACGGCCGCGAGCCTCCCATCTACAAGCCCTCAACGACCACTCCCACAACAGCAGCTCTCATTTTCATCCACGGGCTCGCAGACTCAGCAGCCGCCATAGAGAATGTTGCAGACCAGTTTCAGCAAGGTGGAAAGCTTCCTTACATGTCCTGGATCTTACCCAATGCAAAGCGAAGTCCAATCACGCTTGACACAGCATGGTTTACTCCCAATGGCCTTCCATCTCATGCGCCTTCGCGTCCGGAGCTCATaccagatgaagacgaggaaggcaTGTTGGAGAGCGTAGCGTATATCGAGTCCATTGTTGATGCGGTTGTGGAGAGTGGTCTGCCACCTGATAGGATTATCGTTGGCGGCTTCAGTCAAGGCTGTGCGACGAGTCTGCTTACGCATTTGACTTCGAGGAAGTATAGCGGAAAGCTTGCGGGTTGCGCGGGACTGTTGGGTTGGTTGCCTTTGTGGGATGGCACGAAGCGAGTCAAGGCGATCCGGGAAGAGGCTGGACTCCAATCGAGTGGCGAGCAGCAGGGAAATGAGATTCAGATCTTTTTGGCGAGAGGTGGAAGGGATGAGTTTGTGCCGAAGAGAGCGTGGGTGTATACTCTGGAAGGTTTGAAAGAGTTGGGAATCGTAAAGGAGGAAGAGTCGTTGGAGGTGAAAGGGTATCCTCCTTTGACGCATACGATCAATGCGCCGGTGCTGAGAGATCTTTGCCAGTGGATGGAGAAGGTTCTTCCGCCGATTGAAGGATAG